The window ACACGCTAAAAATCAATTGTATATGCATAAGCTATCCGGCTATTTATGATTTGTCAACCATACGCCTACTTTGCTAATCTTACTTTTGAAGCCAACCCTATTCATGCGCTCCCTCCTTCAAAATCTAACCTGCTTACTACTGCTCTCTTGGGTAGGGGCGTATCAATTGACTGCTCATCCAACGCAAATAGAGAGTAATGCTTCCGCTATTCCAGTTTCCTATGCCACTGCATTATCTACCTCAGGGCTTGTAGCACCTCAGCATAAGCCTTGGCTAAATTTCTGTGACACTACGAGGCTAAAGGATTTCCAATTGGGACATACTCTTCCGCAGGTTTGGGCCTGGCTGGCCGATTATTATGAGCGTGCTAACAGCAACAATTTTCCTACACCCCAAGAGATATACAGCCGCAAAGCCACTCGTATCGCTCTGGCGGACACATTGATTGTTCCTCCTCCAAAACTATCCACAATCACCTTTACTCAGCCATCTAAGAAAGAAGCACAACAGCAGCAAGAGAGGAGTCAACTGAGTATTGCTCATTTGGTCAAGACCTTACGAGAAGCAGGGCTACTTCCAAAACCTTGGGATATCCTTCTACAGCCGGCACCCCTGCTACGTAGATTTTCGGACAGGGAAAGCCTGCTTCTAGCCATGGCTGGACTAGGCCAGGAAGCGCACGCTATGGCCCATGACTCTACCCTCATTCCCGGTTTAGTTCGTGCTGGAGTAATCCTGCCAGCTCAGACAATGGAACTGCAACACGCGATGGCTGTAGAACAACTACTAGACCCCGTAGATATTCTCCCCTATCTCACCTCACGTACGCAGCTTTTCAGTCGGGATACTTACCCTGATGCTTTAGGCGCTTATCTACAGGGCATCTATAAAGATGTTGCGCATATGCTGCCAAACATGGCCTTCACAGACTTTCACTACAAAGTAGAGGTTCCACCCGAGTTTAAACCTTGTAGAGGAGGGTGTCCAGACAATCGCGACATCATTGTAACCCTCCGCGTACAGGGCAAACGTTATAAGCAGCGCTGCCAATTATGGGAGGATACAGGATTGAATGGGCAGCGGTTATACAGCGTCAATCAAGATGAGTTCTATGAAATTTTTAACCAAGTGCTGGCAGATAGAGCTTCCCCTGACCGCTTGGTAAACGTGGTCTCCAGTGTAAGTAAAAACAACTTGTACACTCCTTCCCGATTTGCGCTCTGGTTGCTCACGCCACTGCAAGCCCGAACGCTTGACGTGCCCCATCAAACCTTTACTCGAATCTGCTACGGGTTTGCAGATATAGACACAAGGTATGCGGTGCCAAAACTATAGCCTTCTACAAACAGGACTTTCCCGGCGCTGGAGGCTTCTAGAAAGTCCCTCGCCTGTCTGGGATTTGTCCCTTAACATAATGCTAGTTATAAGCAGGGTCACGGAATCCGTGCGGTTTTTAGCCCCACCGCCACTAATGCCTGAACGTGGTACTTTTTGGACATTGCCTCCATTAACCCCATTGGGATTAGGCTTAATTTGTAAGCAAAGACATTGAAATGACCTATCAAAAAATCAACTCCTGGCTTCCCCAATTACTACTCCTGCTTTTGCCAGCACTTGCAATGCAATGCCGGCCAGATGTTAGCGTAGAACAACAAGGCGGGGCTCAGGCAGCAGCTGATACGGTTGACGTAACTTCTTTTAATATCGAGCGGGAAAATAACAGCCCTGAATTGGCCAATTGGGCTGTGTTTGAGGTTGGGCAAGAAATTATCTGCACCCCTCCCGGCTGGAAGGCTCACCAGACTGATGATGAACTCATTCTTTTACCACCTACCCGCACGGATAGTACCGAACGAGTAACTTTTGCCCGGTTTAATAAGGACAGTCCCTCATTGGACTACAATAGTTTCGCTCGCCAAATGGCTAAAACAGCATTTGACGATTTTACTATTCAGAAAGGTGATACGTTGAACCAGCTGATTTTTCAACGGGATTTCGGGTACGAGCGAAATACAGGCCTTCTCCTTGCTGGAACAACCTACAAAGGCTATTGTATGGTCTATGTGAACGACCGCTTCGTTTACAAGTACCGCATCATCTTAGCGGAAAACAGGCTTAAAAACTACCGGGGCGACCTATTCCAGGATATCATTGGAAATCTGCAGGTTAACAAACAATACTTAGTAGGGAATGACAACCCAATAAAGCAGATAATCCACGTCAATTAATATCGCTTTTCCGACCTGCAAACGCTCAAATGCAGCGGTCGATTACATGCCTACCCCACCACTACGGCTGTGCTGCTGCCCCGCTTGATGGATGCGCTGCTGGGCCACCTGGCGCTGCGCCTCCTGCTCCAGCTGCGGGTTGAGTTCCTTCACCAGCCCATAGAAGCGCTTCACCTCCTGGTGCTGGGCCTGGCTCCCTTCTACCCCGCGCTGCAGCCCTAACGGGGCGAGCTTCGCCGCAAAGCTGGTCTGCATGTCGCGCATCTTCTGCCGGTCACCCAACATCGCCCGGCAATTGAGCTTGCCGGCCGCGTCGATGGGCACGACCGTGGCGTGGATGTGCGGGGTCTGCTCATCAAGGTGCAGCACGGCGTTCACGACGTTCTCCTTCCCGTAGCGCTCGCTCAGCCACTCCATGGCCCGGTCCCGGAAGCCGGCCAACTTGGCCCCGTCCTCGGCCGACCCGACCAGCTGGGCTGGCTTGCCCGCCTGGCCAGCCTCCTTGCGAATGTCCAAAAACTCGGGGCTGAACGTCATCAGGTGCTCGACCGCCAGCACGGCGTTGCTGCGCACCGTGCAGCCGACCGCCTCGAGGCGGGCCTGCACGTCGGCGGCCAGGTCGGGGCTGCCCACCAACTGCACGTTGAGCGGGGTCAGTTCGGCGTCCGCATTGGGGGTAGGCCGCAGCCGTTGCAGGTGCTCGTTCAGGGAAGTGAGGTTGCCGGCAGTCTTAAGTTTGGCCGTGCGCAGGATGGCATAGGGCATGGGGGCAGTGGGGAAAAGGGTGGCCCGCGGGCCGGTTAGGGGTGCCGGGGACCACCGGGTAGAACGGGCGCCCGCAGGGCTGAACAGACAATTTTGGGCAGCCTAAAGCGCAGCGCTTAGGCCGCCCAAAATTGTCTAGTGAGTACACAACGCTTGAACATTACGCTTGCTTACGTTTGCGCTTTACGCTTATGCTGGCTTTCTTACGCTTATCAGTTACGCTATCAGGGGCTTACCTACGCTAAATCTTTACGCTTGTACCACCTGGCAATACTGGTTTGGCCTTCACCAGACGCTGCACTACCGAGTTGTCCCGCTCGTATTGCATCCGGTCAAGTAGCGTCCGGATCTGCTTCACCTGGTCCGGGGTCATCGTGTCGCTGAGCTGGGGCAAGAGTTTCCCGGCCTCCTCGCCTAAGAAGTCGATTTTACGGGCTAGGTAGTACTCTTCGCCCTGGTACAACCACTGCGCTTCCTCGGACTTTTGGGCCTTATCCCAGGCACTTACCCGGCAGTTGGTGGAACAGAACCGGCCTCCTTTGCGGCGGGGGGTATAAACGGTTGAGCAGTGCTGGCAGGTGTAGCGCATAGAGGGAAATTGCTATTTACCTCTCTCCTACGGGCAGCTGTAGCGACTAGGTTACACCCGGTGCAGGCGCTGCTCAGGGCTTACTTCCCACGGCCCCAGGGGCGAAAGTTCTCTCGGGTGCAAGAGAGTACATAAGCTCAACAATACGGATCATATACCATTGATTACCAATTATATAGTATTTATTGAATGCGCGCAAGTCACTGGCTTCTAGGGTATTTTGTTTGCTTTCTGTTTTCCGTCCGGAGTTATCCACCGTTCTAAAAGCTTTTTTCCTCGCGCGAAACACAACTTGTGATATTTGAAGTATTTGTTCTATTTGAGGGGTTCGTAACCTATTGATTATCATATAATTACGAGCACTTCAAACCACCTTTCGTGTACTTCAAACCACCTTTCGTGTAGCAAAAACCACCTTTCGTGTACTTCAAACCACCTTTCGTGTATCTATCGACCACCTTTCGTGTATCTACAACCACCTTTAAAAACCACTTTTGTTTTAGATGGTGGTTTAATGGTTATAATTGCAGCT of the Hymenobacter sp. J193 genome contains:
- the mobV gene encoding MobV family relaxase, with translation MPYAILRTAKLKTAGNLTSLNEHLQRLRPTPNADAELTPLNVQLVGSPDLAADVQARLEAVGCTVRSNAVLAVEHLMTFSPEFLDIRKEAGQAGKPAQLVGSAEDGAKLAGFRDRAMEWLSERYGKENVVNAVLHLDEQTPHIHATVVPIDAAGKLNCRAMLGDRQKMRDMQTSFAAKLAPLGLQRGVEGSQAQHQEVKRFYGLVKELNPQLEQEAQRQVAQQRIHQAGQQHSRSGGVGM